In one Candidatus Peribacter riflensis genomic region, the following are encoded:
- a CDS encoding Ig-like domain-containing protein,putative S-layer protein, whose product MVPPTLLTKTCTSVFVLSLLLPSMASAAETAAFKDIPSGSPVAEAAEYLRSVDILSGYPDGTFRPDQKVNRAEAIKVIIGPLLKKEALQELISTPFTDIKTGEWYLPYVEAARQNSIVDGPPMRAAFNGTKPVTKMEFIKMLLLAYRIDPSSYSEIRLPLSQDATDPAAWYYPYLRYAITASMTAVTDKGTFDPGRELTRGDTALILYRFLMYRSGKRTQALLSEAESEILVVLSSLEQNNPEQAEYASARALLAARGANAGTPNQPLVQGALKITEAFRAIVRAYRAGLSQQFDETIRLCGDAWNLATRGKELSPGLADLSDQVQALAKNLADSARAAKAGPATP is encoded by the coding sequence ATGGTGCCTCCGACGCTCCTCACCAAGACGTGCACGTCTGTTTTCGTGCTCTCTCTGCTTTTGCCCTCAATGGCATCAGCAGCAGAAACCGCCGCGTTCAAAGACATCCCATCGGGTTCGCCCGTGGCGGAAGCTGCAGAGTATCTGCGCAGTGTCGACATCCTGAGTGGATATCCCGACGGTACCTTCCGTCCCGACCAGAAGGTGAACCGCGCAGAGGCGATCAAAGTCATCATCGGTCCCCTGCTCAAGAAAGAAGCGCTGCAGGAGCTCATCTCGACCCCATTCACGGATATCAAAACCGGAGAGTGGTACCTGCCCTACGTGGAGGCAGCCCGTCAGAACTCCATTGTGGATGGCCCGCCCATGAGGGCCGCATTCAACGGCACGAAGCCCGTGACCAAAATGGAATTCATCAAGATGCTCCTGCTCGCCTATCGCATTGACCCCAGCTCTTATAGCGAGATCCGCCTGCCGCTCTCACAGGATGCCACCGATCCAGCCGCGTGGTACTACCCCTACTTGCGCTACGCCATCACCGCATCCATGACCGCAGTGACGGACAAGGGCACCTTCGATCCGGGGCGGGAACTCACGCGCGGCGACACTGCACTCATTCTCTACCGCTTTCTCATGTACCGATCGGGCAAGCGCACGCAGGCCCTCCTCTCGGAGGCGGAGAGCGAGATCCTCGTCGTCCTGAGCAGCCTGGAGCAGAACAATCCCGAACAGGCCGAGTACGCCTCGGCCCGCGCCCTGCTCGCTGCCCGCGGCGCGAATGCAGGAACCCCCAATCAGCCTCTCGTACAAGGCGCGCTCAAGATCACCGAGGCATTCCGTGCGATTGTGCGCGCGTACCGCGCCGGCTTGAGCCAGCAGTTTGATGAGACCATCCGCCTGTGCGGGGATGCCTGGAATCTGGCCACCCGCGGCAAGGAGTTGAGTCCCGGCTTGGCGGACCTGAGCGATCAGGTGCAGGCACTCGCCAAGAATCTCGCCGACAGTGCGAGGGCGGCGAAGGCCGGACCCGCCACCCCATGA
- a CDS encoding Riboflavin biosynthesis protein RibF — MKSPASLSLPAFTARVVKGSGRGRIIGSPTLNLSLSDVPRPLECGIYACRVRWNRHTAGAAMHFGPRPVFRAGIACEVHVIGLTIRRAPPRIEVEVVKRLRNIEHFQSVELLQEQIARDIEQTKRLINGGK; from the coding sequence ATGAAGAGCCCCGCTTCGCTCTCTCTTCCCGCTTTCACGGCGCGCGTCGTGAAGGGGTCGGGGCGCGGCCGCATCATCGGTTCCCCCACACTCAATCTGTCTCTGAGCGATGTCCCCCGCCCTCTCGAGTGCGGAATCTACGCCTGCCGTGTCCGGTGGAATCGGCACACCGCGGGCGCGGCGATGCACTTCGGGCCCCGCCCGGTGTTCAGAGCGGGCATCGCCTGCGAGGTGCATGTGATCGGCCTCACTATTCGCCGCGCCCCTCCGCGCATCGAAGTGGAGGTGGTGAAACGGCTGCGCAACATCGAACACTTTCAGTCCGTTGAGCTTCTGCAAGAGCAGATTGCACGGGACATCGAACAGACGAAACGCCTGATAAATGGAGGGAAATGA
- a CDS encoding UDP-N-acetylmuramoyl-L-alanyl-D-glutamate--2,6-diaminopime late ligase: protein MKRLLRSLKKAISQRSPVRLVWHHAKAFVAALVYGFPARKLTVIAVTGTDGKTTTVGMTAHILADAGIRAGALSTAFLRIGDHTEWNATQKTSPSPFLIQRFLRRLVSAGCTHAVLEASSHGLVQGRLCFTWPSIAAVTNVTPEHLDYHGTMEQYRRDKGLLFMMLQGRGTKVLNRDDESFTTFSRIPSAQTLSFSVRSDDADCSATDIVETAEGTQSMLRTRERSTLLPLSLRLLGAFNVENALCAIACAHACAVSVDHAVKALRNFAGVPGRLERIDAGQDFAVYVDFTVTPAAYEKTLLTLRATLQPGNRLLVLTGSCGDRMREKRPIVGRLCSTLADIVVISNEDPYTEDPQQIIDEVWAGIDPSHCEAHKIFDRREAMEFLFHKAGPGDAVILCAKGADTTMMTAGGQIPWNEREIARELLKKMSGETLG from the coding sequence GTGAAACGGCTCCTCCGCTCCCTCAAGAAAGCAATCTCCCAGCGCAGTCCCGTGCGCCTGGTCTGGCACCATGCCAAGGCCTTCGTGGCCGCCCTCGTGTACGGATTCCCCGCACGAAAACTCACCGTCATCGCAGTCACCGGCACCGACGGCAAGACGACGACGGTCGGCATGACGGCGCACATTCTGGCCGATGCAGGCATCCGGGCGGGCGCGCTCTCCACGGCTTTTCTGCGCATCGGGGATCACACGGAATGGAACGCCACCCAGAAGACCTCTCCCTCCCCGTTCCTCATTCAGAGATTCCTGCGCCGCCTGGTGTCGGCGGGCTGCACCCACGCCGTACTGGAGGCCTCCTCTCACGGATTGGTACAGGGACGTCTGTGTTTCACCTGGCCAAGCATCGCCGCCGTGACGAACGTGACGCCCGAACATCTCGATTACCATGGCACGATGGAGCAGTACCGTCGCGACAAGGGGCTGCTCTTCATGATGCTCCAGGGAAGAGGAACGAAAGTCCTCAATCGCGATGACGAGAGCTTCACAACATTCAGCCGCATCCCATCGGCGCAGACGCTCTCCTTCTCCGTGCGGTCCGACGATGCAGATTGCTCGGCGACGGACATCGTCGAGACAGCCGAGGGCACGCAATCCATGCTGCGCACCAGAGAACGGAGCACGCTCCTGCCGCTTTCGCTCAGACTCCTCGGCGCATTCAATGTTGAGAACGCCCTGTGCGCCATTGCCTGCGCTCATGCCTGCGCTGTATCGGTGGATCACGCCGTGAAAGCACTCAGGAATTTCGCCGGTGTTCCGGGGAGGCTGGAACGAATCGATGCAGGGCAGGATTTCGCGGTGTACGTGGATTTCACCGTCACTCCCGCCGCGTACGAGAAGACCCTTCTGACCCTGCGCGCCACCCTGCAGCCGGGGAACCGACTGCTCGTGCTCACAGGCAGCTGCGGGGACCGCATGCGCGAGAAGCGCCCGATCGTGGGCCGTCTGTGCTCTACGCTCGCCGACATCGTCGTGATCAGCAACGAAGACCCCTACACCGAAGATCCGCAGCAGATCATTGACGAGGTGTGGGCGGGCATCGATCCATCGCACTGCGAGGCGCACAAGATTTTTGACCGGAGGGAAGCCATGGAGTTTCTCTTCCACAAAGCCGGACCCGGCGACGCTGTGATCCTCTGCGCCAAAGGCGCCGACACGACCATGATGACCGCCGGGGGGCAGATCCCGTGGAACGAGCGTGAAATTGCACGGGAGCTTCTGAAGAAGATGTCTGGCGAAACCCTTGGGTAA